The stretch of DNA GGCGTGGACACCGGGTTCTGCAAAGAGCTACACGGGATAAAGTGCTGCAGCTGCGCATCACCAATACCACTGGTAACCACTCTCTAGAGCTCATGGATCAGGTTGCTAAAGAGATATATAGGGTTTTAAAGCCAGGTGGGTATCTAGGTATTCTCATAGGGGATACAAGGATCCACAAACACTATGTCCCAATATCCCACCACGTCCTCCAGATCCTCCTTAGAAGGGGCTTTATATTGAGGGAGGAGGTGGTGAAGATCCAGCATAAGATGAAGACAACAAGAGAGGTTTGGAGGAAGCTGAGGAACAGGGATTTCCTCCTAATATACCACGAGAAGCTCTTCATACTAAGAAAGCCTAAGAACACAGGCGAGTATAAGGAGTATAGATACAGTTCATATATAAACCTGAACTGGAGATCGGACAGTTAAACCATATGGTAGATTAACAGTTTATTCAGCAACAATAAAGCAATGAGGATCTAGGGTGGATATCGAGGATCTGAGTTAGCTTTTTTGTTTCTCTCTGGGTATTGCTACATTGTTCGCGTTATATGAAATAGATAGGTTTTTCTCCCTCTTTATAGCCTCCTCCACAAGATCTACAATCGTCCTCTTCTTCCTCAACCTCTTAACCCATTCGCGAAGAGGTGCTGCGGTGGCAAATACACCAAGAACCGCGTCACCAGCAAACTTTACAACTGAAAGCCTCGCCTCTTCAAGGCGGGGATGCTGCTAATGCTTATAAGCTTTTGTCTCATAATTTCTTGGGGTCTTGGCGGGCTAATCTATAGCGATCACCATATACTAGCCTCTCCATCTCTATGCCTGCCAAGACCCTGAGCGTGATATCTTGATCAGGAGCTGTGTGTATAGAGCTGCTGCCGGATGAGGTGGCTGATGAGAGGCTAAGGACACTCTGTAACCTCTCTTCAAAGCTCTGGAACGAGGTGAACTATGCTAGGAGGAGGCAGTTCTTCGAAACAAAAAGAGTAGATCTTAAGCAAACATATAAGGAGTTCTATGAGAGGTATAAGAAGTTGATTGGATCTGTTACCGCTCAGCAGATCCTAATTAAGAATTATGAGGCTTGGAAAGCATTCTTCTCGTCTTTGAAGGCTAAGAAGGAGGGTAGGCTACCACCATACATAAAGAAAGTTAATCCCCCAGGTTATAGGAAGAAGGGTGGGAGGAGAACACTGTGGACAGTCCTCAGAAACGATCAATATAGAATCGAGGGTGAATATATAGTTATCAAGGGTTTAGGGGCTATAGGATCTATAAGGGTTAGATACTCTGGGAAGATACATATAGCTGGGAGGCAGGGTAGGGCTGAGATACACTACGA from Sulfolobales archaeon encodes:
- a CDS encoding DNA methyltransferase gives rise to the protein MDQVAKEIYRVLKPGGYLGILIGDTRIHKHYVPISHHVLQILLRRGFILREEVVKIQHKMKTTREVWRKLRNRDFLLIYHEKLFILRKPKNTGEYKEYRYSSYINLNWRSDS